Proteins from a single region of Crassaminicella profunda:
- a CDS encoding VOC family protein encodes MKFKCPLIVVNNMHVARNFYENILNQKVKYDFGENVMYEGDFAIQLKSHFANMITINQGDIAIKPNNFELYFEEENIDSFIERLKNTNGLKYIHNLIEHPWGQKVIRFYDPDMHIIEVGESMESVVKRFLSQGLSVEETAKRTQHPIEFVRKCL; translated from the coding sequence ATGAAATTTAAGTGTCCACTTATTGTTGTTAACAATATGCATGTTGCAAGAAATTTTTATGAGAATATACTAAATCAAAAAGTAAAGTACGACTTTGGAGAAAATGTCATGTATGAAGGGGATTTTGCTATACAATTAAAATCACATTTTGCAAATATGATTACCATAAATCAAGGGGATATAGCCATTAAACCAAATAATTTTGAATTGTATTTTGAGGAAGAAAATATAGATAGTTTCATAGAAAGACTAAAGAACACTAATGGACTAAAGTATATTCATAATTTAATAGAACATCCATGGGGGCAAAAGGTTATTAGATTTTATGACCCTGATATGCATATTATAGAAGTTGGGGAAAGTATGGAAAGTGTAGTAAAAAGATTTTTAAGTCAAGGATTATCGGTTGAAGAAACAGCAAAGCGTACTCAACACCCAATTGAATTTGTGAGGAAATGCTTATAG
- a CDS encoding GNAT family N-acetyltransferase — protein sequence MDSIETKTLNFQIRFAEKKDANLIVKYIRELASYENELDQVTVTPDTLGKYMFDQGGAEALIGEYKGEPIGFAFFHRSFSTFLGKPGIALVDLYIEPYSRGNGFGKMMLSYLAHIAKERNCDRLEWWCHDWNTAAIERYVNWGASMVKNIRVYRMDGKNLNDFSKEYAIQSIDK from the coding sequence ATGGATAGCATTGAAACAAAAACACTTAACTTTCAGATTCGTTTTGCGGAAAAGAAAGATGCGAATTTGATTGTAAAGTATATTCGTGAGTTGGCGTCTTATGAAAACGAGTTAGATCAAGTTACTGTAACACCAGATACCTTAGGAAAATATATGTTTGATCAAGGTGGAGCAGAAGCTCTTATTGGCGAATATAAAGGAGAGCCTATAGGATTCGCTTTTTTTCATAGAAGTTTTTCAACATTTTTGGGAAAACCGGGGATTGCCTTAGTAGATTTATATATAGAACCTTATTCAAGAGGTAATGGTTTTGGAAAAATGATGCTTTCGTATTTAGCACATATTGCTAAAGAAAGAAATTGTGATCGTTTAGAATGGTGGTGCCATGATTGGAACACAGCTGCAATTGAGCGATATGTTAATTGGGGTGCAAGTATGGTGAAAAATATTCGGGTCTATCGTATGGATGGAAAAAACCTTAATGATTTTTCAAAAGAATATGCAATACAAAGTATAGATAAGTAA
- a CDS encoding amino acid permease — translation MKESHNGLTAGQLAMMALGTVVGGSFFLGSSVAIRAAGPAVVISYILGGILVYFILFALSEMTVVDAAPGSFRTFAEKAYGPGVGFVVGWVYWTGIALAMSSEATAVSIFLKGWIPNISLPLIGSIIIIIVTLLNLLGADKLSKLESGLATIKLLAIVGFIVLGIMLIFDIGLDAPKIGMGALQQESWFPGGILGIAGSMLIVMFTYAGFEIIGLAASETSNPHKTVPKAIAYTVIILVGLYVAAIMVLLPLIPINQFTEEKSPMVLALTRWNLGWAGGAMNVVLITAILSTMLAAMFGLGRMIRSLADEGHAPLWLKDKGDIPYRGIIFSGIAMLLGLFFGFVLPEKVYIFLVSSGGFALLFTYLVILVTHHKFRKKNGCPPNGKCQLPGYPFSSWMAILSLMGIILSMPLVEGQGYGLVAGVTLVLLYTALYFVKKYFSQNLKEGSYKDKVPKSIKPVRTFDPKVHMETSEELVPDKLKGEEKKKK, via the coding sequence ATGAAAGAATCTCATAACGGTTTGACGGCAGGACAATTAGCTATGATGGCACTTGGGACAGTTGTTGGAGGATCTTTTTTCCTTGGATCTTCTGTAGCCATTCGTGCAGCAGGACCTGCTGTTGTCATTTCGTATATACTTGGAGGTATTTTAGTATATTTTATTCTTTTTGCTTTATCGGAGATGACAGTAGTAGATGCAGCTCCAGGATCTTTTAGAACCTTTGCTGAGAAAGCATATGGTCCAGGGGTAGGGTTTGTAGTAGGATGGGTCTATTGGACGGGAATTGCCTTGGCCATGTCTAGTGAAGCAACAGCTGTATCTATTTTTCTGAAAGGTTGGATACCCAATATTTCTTTACCTTTAATTGGCTCAATTATCATTATTATCGTTACACTGCTTAACTTACTAGGAGCTGATAAATTAAGCAAATTAGAAAGTGGCTTAGCTACCATTAAACTTTTGGCGATTGTTGGATTTATTGTATTAGGAATCATGTTGATTTTTGATATTGGGTTAGATGCACCAAAGATTGGAATGGGTGCTTTGCAGCAAGAATCTTGGTTTCCTGGTGGCATTTTAGGGATTGCAGGAAGTATGCTGATTGTTATGTTTACATATGCTGGATTTGAAATTATTGGTTTAGCAGCTTCGGAGACTAGTAATCCTCATAAGACAGTTCCAAAAGCTATAGCTTATACTGTAATCATTTTGGTAGGATTATATGTAGCAGCTATTATGGTGCTTTTACCATTAATCCCTATTAATCAGTTTACAGAAGAAAAAAGTCCAATGGTATTGGCATTGACAAGGTGGAATCTAGGTTGGGCTGGAGGGGCAATGAATGTGGTATTAATAACAGCTATCCTTTCTACTATGTTAGCAGCTATGTTTGGTCTCGGTAGAATGATTCGCTCTCTTGCAGATGAAGGACATGCTCCACTATGGTTAAAAGATAAAGGGGATATTCCTTATAGAGGGATTATTTTCTCAGGTATTGCAATGCTTTTAGGATTATTTTTCGGATTTGTGTTACCAGAGAAAGTGTATATTTTTCTAGTTAGCTCAGGTGGATTTGCTCTACTTTTTACGTATTTAGTGATATTAGTTACACATCATAAATTTCGAAAGAAAAATGGGTGTCCACCAAATGGGAAATGCCAACTACCAGGTTATCCATTTTCTTCGTGGATGGCAATATTAAGTTTAATGGGTATTATACTGAGTATGCCATTAGTTGAAGGACAAGGATATGGGTTGGTAGCGGGTGTTACATTGGTATTACTATATACAGCATTATATTTTGTAAAGAAATACTTTTCCCAAAATTTAAAAGAGGGTAGTTATAAAGATAAAGTTCCAAAATCTATCAAGCCAGTAAGAACATTTGATCCTAAAGTGCATATGGAAACTTCAGAAGAGTTAGTTCCTGATAAATTAAAGGGAGAAGAAAAAAAGAAAAAATAA
- a CDS encoding GNAT family N-acetyltransferase produces MIRVVTDQDFNVWLELAREVEPLFGEMVGCEDFKKGIKECISNVSAFCIVDTNNDIGGIIAINKDENEIAWLAVRKKYRGKGYGYQLVKEAIDCLNNKKPVFVQTFSSNVKAGKPARKVYMQFGFKDYKDGGKNPAGIDTIIMKLESSN; encoded by the coding sequence ATGATTAGAGTTGTTACGGATCAAGATTTCAATGTATGGTTAGAATTAGCTAGAGAGGTTGAACCCTTATTTGGTGAAATGGTAGGATGTGAAGATTTTAAAAAAGGAATAAAAGAATGCATATCTAATGTATCAGCTTTTTGCATTGTAGATACTAATAATGATATTGGAGGAATCATTGCAATTAATAAAGATGAGAATGAAATAGCTTGGTTAGCAGTCAGAAAAAAATACAGAGGAAAGGGATATGGATATCAATTAGTAAAAGAAGCAATTGATTGTTTAAATAATAAAAAGCCTGTATTTGTACAAACTTTTTCTTCAAATGTGAAAGCTGGTAAACCCGCAAGAAAGGTATATATGCAATTTGGATTTAAAGATTATAAAGATGGTGGAAAAAATCCTGCTGGTATTGATACAATAATCATGAAGTTGGAAAGTAGTAATTAA
- a CDS encoding endonuclease/exonuclease/phosphatase family protein: protein MKDDRYFLKVITYNIHSGKNLSNLPQLNDIIEFFKNEHAHVIGVQEINENNQRGNQVSQIENALKMNSAFAPNVKIGNGYYGVSTFTSFKILKVHYLPLPSQKEQRGLIHTVLKIGNKKLNVLNTHLGLSVDERNKQFKIIEKYLNSLHSPSILMGDFNTTTPKFNSLTMMDTAIQMEKSFLPTFIPSEKRIDYTFTSKPIKILHYSVIPVKMSDHYPVMVDILL from the coding sequence ATGAAAGATGATCGATATTTTTTAAAAGTCATAACCTATAATATTCATAGTGGAAAGAATTTATCAAATCTTCCCCAATTAAATGATATTATTGAATTCTTTAAAAATGAACATGCTCATGTTATTGGTGTTCAAGAAATCAATGAAAATAATCAACGTGGTAATCAAGTTAGTCAAATAGAAAATGCTTTAAAGATGAATTCTGCCTTTGCACCAAACGTAAAAATTGGTAATGGCTACTATGGTGTGAGTACTTTTACCTCTTTTAAAATATTGAAAGTTCATTATCTTCCTTTGCCCAGCCAAAAAGAACAACGTGGATTAATACATACAGTCTTAAAAATAGGAAACAAAAAACTTAATGTTTTAAATACCCATTTAGGTTTAAGCGTTGATGAAAGAAATAAACAATTTAAAATAATTGAAAAATACCTCAATTCACTCCATTCACCCTCCATCTTAATGGGAGATTTTAATACTACTACTCCAAAATTCAACTCTCTTACTATGATGGATACTGCAATACAAATGGAAAAATCATTTTTACCTACATTTATACCATCTGAAAAACGCATTGATTATACATTCACTTCTAAACCCATAAAAATACTTCATTATAGCGTCATTCCTGTAAAAATGTCTGATCATTATCCTGTTATGGTAGATATTCTACTATAA
- a CDS encoding 50S ribosomal protein L7/L12 → MNNTIIWRLIGAILLISIVSCISQIRSDIARINVNLNRIAKQVGVPDTVTDELKSLLLEGKRIKAIKKYRMSTGAGLLEAKEYVDSLSERE, encoded by the coding sequence ATGAATAATACAATTATTTGGAGACTCATAGGAGCAATATTATTAATAAGTATAGTAAGTTGTATTAGTCAGATACGAAGTGATATTGCACGTATAAATGTAAATTTAAATAGGATTGCTAAGCAAGTTGGAGTGCCTGATACAGTAACGGATGAATTAAAAAGTCTTCTTTTAGAAGGTAAAAGGATTAAAGCAATTAAAAAATATAGAATGTCTACTGGAGCGGGGTTACTTGAAGCCAAAGAATATGTTGATTCCTTAAGTGAAAGGGAATAA
- a CDS encoding GNAT family N-acetyltransferase produces MFTYKTLENTNIEILHQTFVSAFSDYQVKIELPLWKFQQMLQRRGYVSCFSIGAFKNEELVGFVLNGFRNWNGNLTVYDIGTGVRGEYRKQGITSTMLLSIRELIKEKKVEQYLLEVLQPNTSAIQLYKKQGFEIIRNFACFQLDKNKYKPITTYKVKHVDRISSTNWEQLTEFWDFVPSWQNSIDSINTVSDTLIHSIIHFDDVIVGYGVIDKKTGDIPQIAVNKNYRRKGIARSIVTDLLKNTESCKIEVLNVDNECKSTKEFLLELGFEYVIGQYEMISKLC; encoded by the coding sequence ATGTTTACTTATAAAACGCTTGAAAATACAAATATTGAAATACTACATCAAACATTTGTAAGTGCATTTTCTGATTATCAAGTTAAAATTGAGTTGCCCCTTTGGAAGTTTCAACAAATGCTTCAAAGAAGAGGTTATGTTTCATGCTTTTCCATAGGTGCATTTAAAAATGAGGAGTTAGTGGGATTTGTTTTAAATGGATTTAGAAACTGGAATGGGAATCTAACTGTATATGACATAGGGACAGGTGTTAGAGGTGAGTATAGGAAACAAGGGATAACAAGTACTATGCTTTTAAGTATTAGAGAGTTGATTAAAGAAAAAAAAGTGGAGCAATATTTACTTGAAGTACTTCAACCCAACACATCTGCAATTCAACTTTACAAAAAACAAGGATTTGAGATTATAAGAAATTTTGCATGCTTTCAGTTAGATAAGAATAAATATAAGCCAATAACAACCTACAAAGTTAAACATGTGGATAGAATTAGTTCAACTAATTGGGAACAATTAACTGAATTCTGGGATTTCGTGCCATCTTGGCAAAATTCTATTGATTCAATCAATACTGTATCAGATACACTTATACATTCTATTATACATTTTGACGATGTCATTGTGGGCTATGGTGTGATTGATAAGAAAACAGGAGATATTCCTCAAATAGCAGTAAATAAGAATTATAGACGTAAAGGAATTGCAAGAAGTATTGTTACGGATTTGCTAAAAAATACAGAATCATGTAAGATTGAGGTTCTTAATGTAGACAACGAGTGTAAATCTACAAAAGAATTTTTACTCGAGTTAGGATTTGAATATGTTATTGGCCAATATGAAATGATTTCAAAGTTATGTTGA
- a CDS encoding YciI family protein: MFILNLTYTKPIVQVEKYLSNHIAFLDKYYNTGKFICSGRKNPRTGGIILCNAQDINEVNTILSEDPFYKEKIASYEIIEFLPTKYAASFKSFI, encoded by the coding sequence ATGTTTATACTAAATCTTACCTATACCAAACCGATTGTCCAAGTAGAAAAATATTTGTCTAATCATATAGCATTCCTAGACAAATACTATAACACTGGAAAATTTATTTGTTCTGGAAGGAAAAATCCACGTACAGGTGGAATCATTCTTTGTAATGCTCAAGATATTAATGAAGTTAATACTATACTAAGCGAAGACCCCTTTTACAAAGAAAAAATTGCTAGTTATGAAATTATCGAATTTCTTCCTACCAAATATGCAGCCAGTTTTAAATCTTTTATTTAA
- a CDS encoding TetR/AcrR family transcriptional regulator, producing the protein MLRKEKAVLTKNKVFETAIALIKEKGYDNVTVSQICEKAGVAKGTFYVHYNSKEDIIKESYYSDMGQFVLKQYQNFISQDENMSIKDKIEKFFISELMFTNHAGYEMTCRAYVTNLTECTSQESKHFERRGFTKELKMLILEGIDQKVFETEQTGEEIFLYLESFVRGLMASWCFSNAEFDIVKKGEKYIGKILKTL; encoded by the coding sequence ATGTTAAGAAAAGAAAAAGCTGTTCTTACGAAAAATAAGGTATTTGAAACTGCTATTGCACTCATTAAAGAAAAAGGATATGACAATGTTACTGTAAGTCAGATATGCGAGAAAGCAGGGGTTGCAAAGGGTACTTTTTATGTTCATTATAATTCCAAAGAAGACATTATAAAAGAAAGTTACTATTCTGATATGGGTCAGTTTGTTCTAAAACAATATCAAAATTTTATTTCACAAGATGAAAATATGAGTATTAAGGATAAAATAGAAAAATTTTTCATATCAGAACTTATGTTTACTAATCATGCTGGATATGAGATGACATGTCGGGCTTATGTGACTAATTTAACAGAATGTACATCGCAAGAGAGCAAACATTTTGAAAGACGAGGATTTACTAAAGAATTAAAAATGTTAATTTTAGAAGGAATTGACCAAAAGGTATTTGAGACAGAACAAACAGGAGAAGAAATATTTTTATATCTAGAAAGTTTTGTGAGAGGACTTATGGCTTCATGGTGTTTTTCGAATGCAGAATTTGATATTGTGAAAAAAGGAGAAAAATATATTGGTAAAATTTTAAAAACATTATGA
- a CDS encoding GNAT family N-acetyltransferase: MHISIRLENENDFRNVENLTREAFWDVYKPGCDEHLVVHKIRKTNAFIKELDFVAYDEETIVGNVIYSKAKVINENNEEFEILCMGPLGVLPSYQGKGIGTLLMNHSIKVAKTLGYNAIVIFGNPNYYHRFGFDNAKKYKIKTSWGDNFEDFMVLELYEGSLEGISGKFYEDSVFEINKDELIIFEKQFPYKEKHSSISNHNICNKLLKS; this comes from the coding sequence ATGCATATATCAATTAGATTAGAAAATGAAAATGATTTTAGAAATGTGGAAAACTTGACAAGAGAGGCATTTTGGGATGTATATAAACCTGGTTGTGATGAACATTTAGTAGTTCATAAAATCAGAAAGACAAATGCATTTATCAAAGAATTAGATTTTGTTGCATATGATGAAGAAACAATTGTTGGTAATGTAATTTATTCAAAAGCAAAGGTAATTAATGAAAATAATGAGGAGTTTGAAATTCTGTGCATGGGACCTCTTGGGGTATTACCTTCTTATCAAGGTAAAGGAATTGGAACTCTACTTATGAACCATTCTATTAAAGTTGCCAAAACATTAGGTTATAATGCAATCGTAATTTTTGGTAATCCAAACTATTATCATCGCTTTGGTTTTGACAATGCTAAGAAGTATAAAATTAAAACATCATGGGGAGATAATTTTGAAGATTTCATGGTATTAGAATTATATGAAGGTTCACTTGAAGGAATTTCGGGCAAGTTTTACGAGGATTCTGTTTTTGAAATAAATAAGGACGAATTAATTATTTTTGAAAAACAGTTTCCTTATAAGGAAAAACATTCTTCGATAAGTAATCATAATATATGTAACAAATTATTAAAGAGTTAA
- a CDS encoding alpha/beta hydrolase, which produces MILRGNTFSKILEMETGITVVAPNEIAEEGKYKVAYLLHGLCGRSGDLVDYTMLPAFANDYNIIFIMPEVARSFYTDMKYGLKYFSYISEELPAICKSIFNISSQREDTIIMGASMGGYGALKCALSKPEQYGYCCAFSSACLYLKEGLDMQRLYGHTEEFKQAYGEQTVNDFYAAFGPELEWSSKYEIMDLAKKINHKKKKPIIYATCGTEDYLRECNIRFKEDMRMLDFDFTFEEWEGKHDWYFFNESIRKALKNVSLK; this is translated from the coding sequence ATGATATTAAGAGGAAATACATTTTCTAAAATACTTGAAATGGAAACAGGAATTACAGTTGTTGCACCTAATGAAATTGCAGAAGAAGGTAAATACAAAGTAGCCTATTTGTTGCATGGTTTGTGCGGAAGAAGTGGAGACTTAGTAGATTATACGATGTTACCTGCATTTGCAAATGATTATAATATTATATTTATCATGCCAGAAGTAGCAAGAAGCTTTTATACAGATATGAAATATGGATTGAAATATTTCAGCTATATTTCAGAAGAACTCCCTGCAATTTGTAAAAGTATTTTTAATATTTCATCCCAAAGAGAAGATACTATAATCATGGGGGCATCAATGGGTGGCTATGGAGCTTTAAAATGTGCTTTATCAAAGCCAGAACAGTATGGCTATTGTTGTGCATTTTCATCAGCTTGTTTATATCTGAAAGAAGGCTTAGATATGCAAAGGTTATATGGTCATACCGAAGAATTCAAACAAGCTTATGGTGAGCAAACGGTAAATGATTTTTATGCAGCTTTTGGTCCTGAACTAGAGTGGAGTTCAAAATATGAAATTATGGATTTGGCCAAGAAGATAAATCATAAGAAAAAGAAACCAATCATATATGCTACATGTGGAACTGAAGATTATCTGAGAGAGTGTAATATTCGGTTTAAGGAAGACATGAGAATGCTTGATTTTGATTTTACTTTTGAAGAATGGGAAGGCAAACATGATTGGTATTTCTTTAATGAATCTATTAGGAAAGCTTTGAAAAATGTTTCGCTGAAATAA
- a CDS encoding TldD/PmbA family protein — protein sequence MDYRKIIDLLFHKGQVIGFKDMEVFIQRDKSLNLKVFKKEIDNFSISDEGGLSFRGIYKGKMGYSYTEKIDMDSVDLLINEAIENSKVIDSEDEEYIFEGSKEYKTINNFNEDLEKIEVEDKIDFLKNLEKYALELDSRVDAVNYCSYGQEETYSLLVNTKGLDLENKSNIAYSYISVVVKENEDIKTSYKYIVSNDFSEFDYKKLSKEAVNEALSLLEAKSIKSNEYPVVIRNSTFANILKAFSPIFNGENVEKGLSLLKDKINKKIADMKITIVDDPFYKDGIATSFDGEGVATKYKKIIENGVLKTYLHNLKSAKKAKVMSTGNAYKGSYKGTVSIAPTNMYIENGDKSLDEILKTMDKGLMIIDVQGLHSGLNTVSGDFSLAAKAYLIEKGKIKRPINGITISGNFFEVLKNIEEIGNDLSFAMPSMGYVGSPSIKVKRLSIAGE from the coding sequence ATGGACTATAGAAAAATAATAGACCTTTTATTTCATAAAGGGCAAGTTATAGGATTTAAAGATATGGAAGTTTTTATACAAAGAGATAAAAGTCTTAATTTAAAAGTTTTCAAAAAAGAAATAGATAACTTTAGTATATCTGATGAAGGGGGACTATCCTTTAGAGGGATATATAAGGGTAAGATGGGCTATTCATATACTGAAAAGATAGATATGGATTCAGTAGATCTGCTTATAAATGAAGCTATAGAAAATAGTAAAGTAATAGATAGTGAAGATGAAGAGTATATATTTGAAGGTTCAAAGGAATATAAAACAATAAATAACTTCAATGAAGACTTAGAAAAAATAGAGGTAGAAGATAAAATTGATTTTTTAAAGAACTTAGAAAAGTATGCTTTGGAGTTAGATTCTAGAGTTGATGCTGTGAATTATTGTTCCTATGGGCAAGAAGAAACATATAGCCTTTTAGTTAACACGAAAGGACTTGATTTAGAAAATAAAAGCAATATTGCATATTCATATATTTCAGTTGTTGTAAAAGAAAATGAGGATATAAAAACATCATATAAATATATAGTATCCAATGATTTTTCAGAATTTGACTATAAGAAGTTATCTAAAGAAGCTGTAAACGAAGCTTTATCTCTTCTTGAGGCAAAAAGTATAAAATCTAATGAGTATCCTGTTGTAATCAGAAATAGTACTTTTGCAAATATACTTAAAGCATTTAGTCCTATATTTAATGGAGAAAATGTGGAGAAAGGTTTATCCCTTTTAAAGGATAAAATAAATAAAAAAATAGCAGATATGAAAATAACTATTGTAGATGATCCTTTTTATAAAGATGGTATAGCTACATCTTTTGATGGAGAAGGGGTAGCTACAAAATATAAAAAAATCATAGAGAATGGAGTTTTAAAAACCTACCTTCATAATTTAAAAAGTGCGAAGAAAGCTAAAGTCATGTCAACAGGCAATGCCTATAAAGGATCATATAAAGGGACTGTATCTATAGCCCCTACGAATATGTATATTGAAAATGGTGATAAAAGTTTAGATGAAATATTAAAAACTATGGATAAAGGTTTAATGATCATAGATGTTCAAGGGCTTCATTCTGGTCTAAATACTGTGTCAGGGGATTTTTCATTAGCAGCTAAAGCTTATTTAATAGAAAAAGGCAAAATAAAAAGACCTATAAATGGAATAACTATTTCAGGAAACTTTTTCGAGGTACTAAAAAATATTGAAGAGATAGGAAATGACTTATCATTTGCTATGCCATCAATGGGGTATGTAGGGTCACCTTCTATAAAAGTTAAAAGACTTTCTATTGCAGGAGAATAG
- a CDS encoding class I SAM-dependent methyltransferase encodes MMENNYYAQNLNAQKLFKVYETKIPRVKQYLNAEISFVRDNLIGIERVLELGAGYGRIVKELAGNCKSIVGIDISDESVLLGKEYLKDNSNAEIMTMDVHNLTFEEKFDVILCLQNGLSAMKATSPEFIEKILGMVVSGGKVYFSTYSEKFWEYRLMWFKEQAEKKLLGELDLDKTKDGVIICKDGFKAITHTPKDLKMIGSLSGYEYQIQEVDESSVFLIIHKK; translated from the coding sequence ATGATGGAGAACAATTATTATGCACAAAACCTAAATGCACAAAAGCTGTTTAAGGTGTACGAAACCAAAATTCCCAGAGTAAAACAGTATTTGAATGCGGAAATTTCTTTTGTTAGAGATAATCTGATAGGCATTGAAAGGGTTTTGGAATTAGGTGCAGGTTATGGACGTATTGTAAAGGAATTGGCAGGTAATTGTAAATCAATTGTTGGTATTGACATTTCCGATGAAAGTGTTTTGTTAGGTAAGGAATATTTGAAGGATAATTCCAATGCGGAAATTATGACCATGGATGTACATAATCTTACATTCGAAGAGAAGTTCGATGTAATACTTTGTTTGCAAAACGGTTTGTCTGCAATGAAGGCTACATCACCAGAGTTTATTGAAAAGATTTTGGGAATGGTTGTGAGTGGTGGAAAAGTTTATTTTAGCACTTACAGTGAAAAATTTTGGGAGTATAGGCTAATGTGGTTTAAAGAGCAGGCTGAAAAGAAGTTGCTAGGGGAGCTTGATTTAGATAAAACAAAAGATGGGGTTATAATTTGTAAGGACGGTTTTAAAGCAATTACTCATACTCCAAAAGATTTGAAAATGATTGGATCTTTATCAGGGTATGAATACCAAATTCAAGAGGTAGATGAGTCAAGTGTTTTTCTTATTATTCATAAAAAATAG
- a CDS encoding TldD/PmbA family protein: protein MLKQSIIEDVLYSALSTGGDFAEVFVEDKFNTALNMVGGKIENGISGRDYGVGIRIFYGTNSIYAYTNDSSKENLIKVAKKAAMVVGAIKKDITINLMKDSINNIHFIQQYPLDIQKSKKVELMKKAYYSAKNYDNIISQVRVRYMDEDQRVLIANSEGLFVQDRRVRTRTAINAVASRKGEMQSGHCAPGAHMGFEFYEKINIEDYAKEAARIAKTMVNASYCPSGKMPVVIDNGFGGVIFHEACGHGLEATSVAKGTSVFAGKIGQKIASDVVTAIDDGTILNAWGSQNIDDEGTKMRKNVLIENGILKGYMIDQLNGIKMGMKSTGSGRRQSYKYAPTSRMTNTYIQNGKSTFKEIIQGTEYGLYAKKMGGGSVNPATGDFNFAVMEGYMIRNGKICEPVRGATLIGSGSETLNKIDMVGNNLAYGQGMCGSSSGSIPVNVGQPVIRVEAMTVGGRKEE from the coding sequence ATGCTAAAACAATCTATTATAGAAGATGTATTATATAGTGCTTTATCTACAGGTGGCGATTTTGCTGAAGTATTTGTAGAGGATAAATTCAACACAGCACTTAATATGGTAGGTGGTAAAATTGAAAATGGTATATCAGGAAGGGACTATGGTGTAGGGATAAGAATATTTTATGGGACAAACAGTATATATGCTTATACAAATGATTCCTCTAAAGAAAATTTAATAAAAGTAGCTAAAAAAGCAGCTATGGTAGTTGGCGCTATAAAAAAAGATATAACTATAAATTTAATGAAAGATTCTATAAATAATATTCATTTCATTCAACAGTATCCATTAGATATTCAAAAATCTAAAAAGGTAGAGCTGATGAAAAAAGCTTACTATAGTGCAAAAAACTATGACAACATAATTTCTCAAGTAAGAGTAAGATATATGGATGAAGATCAAAGGGTGCTTATAGCTAATTCCGAAGGACTATTTGTTCAAGATCGAAGAGTAAGAACTCGAACAGCAATAAATGCAGTTGCATCAAGAAAAGGTGAAATGCAATCGGGACATTGTGCACCAGGAGCGCATATGGGATTTGAATTTTATGAAAAAATAAACATTGAAGATTATGCCAAAGAAGCTGCACGAATTGCAAAAACAATGGTGAATGCATCGTATTGTCCTAGTGGTAAAATGCCTGTAGTAATAGATAATGGCTTTGGTGGAGTCATATTTCATGAAGCTTGTGGACATGGATTAGAAGCAACATCTGTGGCTAAAGGAACATCTGTATTTGCAGGAAAAATAGGTCAAAAGATTGCATCTGATGTAGTAACAGCAATAGATGATGGAACTATTTTAAATGCATGGGGTTCTCAAAATATTGATGATGAAGGAACAAAGATGAGAAAAAATGTACTCATTGAAAATGGAATATTAAAGGGATATATGATCGATCAACTAAATGGAATAAAAATGGGAATGAAAAGTACAGGTTCAGGGAGAAGACAATCCTATAAGTATGCTCCAACATCAAGAATGACGAATACATATATACAAAATGGAAAATCTACCTTTAAAGAAATAATACAAGGAACAGAATATGGATTATATGCTAAAAAAATGGGTGGAGGTTCTGTAAACCCAGCTACGGGAGATTTTAATTTTGCAGTAATGGAAGGATATATGATAAGAAATGGAAAGATATGTGAACCTGTAAGAGGAGCAACATTAATAGGGAGCGGATCTGAAACGTTAAATAAAATAGATATGGTAGGAAATAATTTAGCATATGGTCAAGGAATGTGTGGTTCATCTAGTGGTTCTATACCTGTAAATGTAGGTCAGCCTGTAATAAGAGTTGAGGCTATGACTGTAGGAGGAAGAAAGGAGGAATAA